In Butyricicoccus intestinisimiae, the DNA window TGATGACCCATGCGGTTGTCCAGAGAGACGATGCTGCGGTCATGACGTATATGAACGAGTTTTATTTTGAGTCTGCGGCGATGATTCTGACGCTGATTACCGTGGGAAAGATGCTGGAGGCGCGTTCTAAGGGCAAAACCACCAATGCGCTCAAGGGACTGATGAAGCTCGCACCGAAAACAGCTGTCATCATGAAAGACGGCAAAGAAGTAGAGGTTTCCATTGAGCAGGTTCAAAAAGGCGATATTTTTGTCGTGCGTCCGGGAGAGACCATTCCGGTTGACGGCGTGGTGCTGTCCGGCAGCAGTGCAGTCAATGAAGCTGCACTGACCGGTGAGAGCATTCCGGTAGATAAGATCGAAGGCGATTTGGTGTCGGCAGCGACGCTCAATCAGTCCGGCTATTTGCAATGTGAGGCATTGCGTGTTGGCGAGGATACGACGCTGTCGCAAATCATTCAGATGGTCAGTGACGCGGCGGCGACAAAGGCACCGATTGCAAAAATTGCGGATAAAGTGTCCGGTGTGTTTGTTCCGACGGTTATCACGATTGCCGTGATGACCTGCATTGTCTGGCTGCTTGTCGGACAGACCTTCGGTTTTGCATTGGCGCGCGGCATTTCGGTTTTGGTTATCAGTTGTCCGTGTGCGCTGGGCTTGGCAACGCCGGTTGCCATCATGGTCGGCAACGGCAAGGGTGCAAAAAACGGCATTCTGTTTAAGACCGCTGTTTCGCTCGAAGAAACCGGAAAGGTTGCCGTTGTTGCGCTGGATAAAACCGGTACCATTACATCCGGACAGCCCAAAGTTACCGATTTGGTTCCGGCAGACGGGTACTCCGAACGCGATGTTATGACGCTGGCATATGCTCTGGAAAAAAAGAGCGAACATCCGCTGGCACGTGCGATTGTAGAACGGGCGCAGCACGATGCGGTATCTGCACCGGATGTGCAGGAATTTCAAGCACTGCCGGGACATGGACTGTCTGCCGCATTGGATGGAGTTCCCCTGCACGGCGGCAGCGGAACATTTATGCAGACTATTTGTGAGATTCCGGCATCTCTGCAAAAACAGGCGCAGCAGCTCGCAGAGCAGGGAAAAACGCCGCTGTTTTTCAGCAGGGGCAATCAGCTGGTCGGCATTGTCGCAGTCGCAGATGTCATCAAACCGGACAGCGCACAGGCGGTGCGTGAGCTGCGCAATATGGGAATGCATGTCGTCATGCTGACCGGTGACAACGCACGCACAGCCAAAGCGATTGGCGCGCAGGCAGGTGTGGATGAAGTTGTTGCCGATGTGCTGCCGGACGGAAAAGAAGCTGTGATTCGACAGCTGCGCAGCCGCGGCAAGGTGGCAATGGTGGGTGACGGCATCAACGATGCACCGGCGCTTGCGCGTGCGGATATTGGCATTGCGATTGGTGCGGGCGCAGATGTTGCCGTGGATGCGGCGGATGTTGTGCTTATGAACAGCAGATTGCTTGATGTATCAGCAGCCATTCGCCTGAGCCGCGCAACGCTGCGCAATATTCACGAAAATCTGTTCTGGGCATTTGCGTATAATGTGTGCGGCATCCCGCTGGCGGCGGGCGTGTTTATCTCGCTGCTGGGCTGGGAGCTCAATCCAATGTTCGGCGCGGCGGCAATGAGCTTGTCCAGTTTTTGTGTCGTATCCAATGCATTGCGGCTCAATTGGTTAGATATCCGCAATGCTGCGAAAGATAAAAAAATCAAACATACAAGAAAGGAACAAAAGACAATGACCAAGACATTGAAAATTGAGGGCATGATGTGCCCGCACTGTGAGGCAACCGTCAAAAAGGCACTGGAGGCCATTGACGGCGTGACCGAAGCAACCGCAGACCACAACACGGATACCGCAGTGGTTACATTGAGCAAGGACGTTTCCAACGATGTTCTGCGCAAGGCGGTAGAGGATAAGGATTATCCGGTCAAAGACATTCAGTAACAGCAAAAAAACAAACGACAGCAGGTGTTCATCACTTGCTGTCGTTTGTTATCTCTGTATATCCGACAATTTCTCCGGACTGAACTTCAATGACCTCCGCAAATTCGCGGCCGTCGCGTGTGTGATAATTGGGTCGCCCGTCATCATAAATGACACAGCCGTTTTCCAGCTCCAGCGCCCGCAAATCTCCGTTAAAAACGCCCTCCAATATTGATTTTTCGGACAATGGACGCAATCCTGTGCGGGCATCTGCGATTTTATATTTTGCCATGCAAAACACCTCCTGTCAGATATCTTAGTATAGCATTGAAGCGGTGCGCTGTCCAGAAAAAAGGCGCACGGACATGCGATACAGCATAAGATGGAATGAGGGAACACAGGGTTCCCGTTTGACCGGCAAGGAGGGGTAAGAGATGGCACAGTTTACCAATCAGGCAACGTTATCATACAATGGCTCAGTGGTCAATTCCAATGTTGCGGTCGGTGAGATTTTGGAGGCATTGTCCGCACAGAAAACGGCGGTGCGGGAGACATATGTGGCGGGAGATACCATCACGTATGTCATCAGTCTGCGCAATGCCGGTGCGGCTGCGTGGACGGGACTCACGGTTTCGGACGATCTGGGGGCATATGCATTCGGCACGCCGGCGGAAACCGTATATCCGTTAGAGTATATCGCGCCTTCCATTCAATATTACAGCAACGGCATTTTACAGGCGAAACCGACAGTCACCGCCGGACCGCCGCTGGTGATTTCCGGCATTTCGGTTCCGGCGGGCGGAGATGCCGTTCTCATCTATGAGACAAAAACCACACCGTATGCGCCGCCGGGCGTGGAAGCATCCATTACCAACACGGCGACGATTACCGGCGACACCATCACACCGGTGACGGCACAGGAAACCGTTGCTGCACAGGTGACACCGATTCTTTCGATTGCCAAGGCTGTGGCACCGGTACCGGTTGCAGAGAATGGACGATTGACGTATACGTTTGACATTCAGAACACGGGAAATGCGCCGGTTACGGCAGCGGACGCAGCGATTATTTCCGATGTATTTGCTCCGATTCTCAGAGATTTGACGGTGACATATAACGGTGCGGCTTGGGCACAGGGCACTGATTACACCTATGATGCGGCGGGAAATTTTGCAACGGTGGCAGGAAAACTGCTCGTCCCTGCGGCAGCGTACACGCAGGATGCACAGACCGGCGCGTGGATTGTCACGCCGAGCACCAGTACACTGACCGTGTCCGGAACCATCGCATAGACAAAAAAAGAAAGCTGTCTCATCGACAGCTTTCGGTACATATACGATTATACAGCAAACAGTGCACACAGACTCAGCATGACCGGCATCGTGACCGCAGAGAGCAGGGTGGAAAAAGCAATCAGACGGCTGGAATAGCGGTAGTTGGTGCCGTACAGCTGGGCAAACATGGAGGATGCCACGGCGCACGGTGTCGCAATGCTGATAATCAAGACATTGGCAATATCGCTGTTCACCCGCAATATCCACATCAATGCGATGGTGATGAGCGGAATGACCAAAAGACGGAGCAGGCAGACCAAATACACCGAGCGGTCTTTAATGATGTCGAGCAGATTGCTTTGTGCGAGATAGACGCCGAGAACAATCATGGCAAGCGGCGTATTCAAGTTGCCCAAAAAAGTAATCGGTTCATCCAAAACGGCAGGGAGATTTGTCGATGTCAGGAAAATTGCCAATCCGATGAAAAAGCCAATGGTTCCGGGATTCAACAGGATTTTTTGCCAGCTCAGACGAACTTTGCCGCGATTGCCCGCGCGCGTCAGCAGCCAGACGCCAAACGTCCAAATGACGATGTTGGTGGCAACGATATTGATGGAACCGATAAATACGCCGTCATCTCCGTATAACGCCTGCAATAAGGGCAATGCCATAAAACCATTGTTGGAGAAAATGACGCACATGCGTTTGTCGGCGTAATCTGCGGTATCTTTGTGAAAGACAAGCGCAGCAATGCCGATGCTGATGCCGAGCAGCACCAGAGAAAGCACAAACGAAATGATGAGTTTGCCGAGCATGGCTCGATCAAAGGCACGGCAAAAAGAATGGATGATAATGGCGGGAGCAGCGAAATTGATGAGAAGCGCAGACATCTGTCCGGAGCCGGTATCTGTCACGAGCTTATATTTGTAACAGACTGCACCGACACCGATGAGCAGAAACATGACGGCAATCTGCGTGTATAATGCGGAAATATCCATATGTATAGAAAACCTTTCTGTGAAACGATTGATTCTATGATACCACTGGGCAGAATCCTTGTCAAAGTATTTGACAGACAGTGACAGACAGCGATATACTAAGACTTGTTCTATGTTTTCATCATCAAATAGAAAAGGAAATTGATATATGTTTGAAGAAATTTTGCAAAACGTGCGACTGAAAAAGCCGCTGACACACTGCATCACCAATTACATTACCACCAATGACTGTGCCAATATTGTGCTGGCATGCGGCGCGTCTCCGACGATGGCGGAGGCTGAGCAGGAGGCAGCAGAAATTGCGTCTCAGGCGGATGGCTTAGATATCAATATCGGAAATTTAAACAGTCACACCGTTCTCGCCATGCATCGCGCCATTGCGGCGGCCAACCAAGCGGAGATTCCGGTTGTTCTCGATCCGGTCGGCGCAGGCGCCTCGACGTACCGCATGGAAACGCTGCGCGACTTTTTTGCGCAGTATCGGTTTTCCGTCGTGCGCGGCAACGTGTCGGAGCTGCTTGCCGTCGGCGGTGCAGCGTCTAACACCAAAGGCGTTGATGCCGGCGCGGCAGATGCGGTGACAGAGGAAAACCTGCAGGAACGTGTAGAATTTTTCAAGCAGCTCAGTGCCAAGCTCGGTGCAGTTGTGTCTGTGAGCGGCGCCATTGACATCATTGCATCGCCGGAGCGGGCGTACATTTGCCGCAATGGTCATCCGATGATGTCTTGTGTCACGGGAACCGGCTGCATGCTGTCCGCGCTGACAGCGGCGTATTGCGGCGGCAATCCGGACAACATTCTCGAGGCGGCAGCGGCGGCAACCGCCGCGATGGGCGTCGCCGGAGACATTGCGTATCAAAAAACAAAGGAGCAGGGATTGGGAACCGGCTCGTTCCGCGTCTATCTGATGGATGCCATCAGCTTGATGGATGCAGAGACATTACAGGGAGGAATGAACGTTGAAATTCGATAACAGAAAACAGGCAGTCAAAGATGCCATGCTGCTGTATGCAGTGACAGATCGCGCATGGGTCGGCGCGCGCACCTTGTATGAACAGGTGGAGGAGTGCCTGAAGGGCGGCGCAACCATCGTGCAGATTCGTGAAAAGGGTCTGAATCATGAAGATTTTGTCGCAGAAGCAAAGGAAATTGTCAAGCTGTGTCACAGATACGGCGTAATGTGCATCATCAACGATGACGTGCAGGCGTGTTTGGAGAGCGGCGCAGACGGCGTTCATGTCGGTCAGGACGATATGGAGGCGGGAGATGTGCGTGCTTTGCTCGGCGAAGATAAGATCATCGGTGTTTCCGCTCACAATGTCGAAGAAGCGCTGCTCGCGCAAAAGCGCGGTGCCGATTATCTTGGTGTCGGTGCGGTTCATGCGACGGGCACCAAGTCCGAAGCAAAGCCGCTGACTTGGCAGGACATCAAGGACATTTGCGACAGCGTGACCATTCCGATTACAGCCATTGGCGGCGTCAAGCTGGATAATATGCTGGAGCTGCGCGGCACCGGTGTAGATGGCGTTGCCATTGTCTCGGGCATCTTTGCAGCGCCGAACATTGAACAGGCAACGGCACAGCTGCTTGCGCAGGCGCGAAAGCTGGTGGAAGCGTGAAACTGACCGGCGCAATTTTTGATTTGGACGGCACGCTGCTCGACTCCATGCCGTATTGGGCGTCGGTCGGCACGCGGTATCTGGAACAACAGCACATTGCCGTGCCGGATGTAGAGCAGTTGGCGCTGCGCATCAAAACGATGACTTTGCCGGAGGCGGCGGACTATTTTCGCAGCGACTATGGCGTGCAGCAATCGCAAGAGGAGATTTGTACACGCATCAATCACATGATTGAGGACGATTATCGCCTGCGTGCGCCGCTCAAAGAGGGAACGCGGGATATGCTGGAGCAGATGAAGCAGCGCGGCGTACACATGTGCGTGGCGAGCGCGACGGATCACGCCTTGGTCGAGGCGGCTTTGCGCCGCGTCGGTGTGTTGGATTACTTTTCGTTTATCCTGACCTGCGGCGATTTGCAAACGAGCAAAAATTTGCCGTATATCTTTGACACCTGCACTCAGAGGCTGGGCACGGATAAGCGCACGACGGCGGTGTTTGAGGACAGCCTGCATTGTGTCGTGACGGCATCCGGTGCGGGTTATCCGGTTGTCGGTGTGTACGACGATTCGGCAAAGACGGAAACAGAGGAAATTTGTCGGCTCAGCCGTTGTTTCGTGTATAGCTGGAAGGAACTGGATATTGCTCATTTGGAGCAGAGTCTGTG includes these proteins:
- the thiM gene encoding hydroxyethylthiazole kinase, with protein sequence MFEEILQNVRLKKPLTHCITNYITTNDCANIVLACGASPTMAEAEQEAAEIASQADGLDINIGNLNSHTVLAMHRAIAAANQAEIPVVLDPVGAGASTYRMETLRDFFAQYRFSVVRGNVSELLAVGGAASNTKGVDAGAADAVTEENLQERVEFFKQLSAKLGAVVSVSGAIDIIASPERAYICRNGHPMMSCVTGTGCMLSALTAAYCGGNPDNILEAAAAATAAMGVAGDIAYQKTKEQGLGTGSFRVYLMDAISLMDAETLQGGMNVEIR
- the thiE gene encoding thiamine phosphate synthase is translated as MKFDNRKQAVKDAMLLYAVTDRAWVGARTLYEQVEECLKGGATIVQIREKGLNHEDFVAEAKEIVKLCHRYGVMCIINDDVQACLESGADGVHVGQDDMEAGDVRALLGEDKIIGVSAHNVEEALLAQKRGADYLGVGAVHATGTKSEAKPLTWQDIKDICDSVTIPITAIGGVKLDNMLELRGTGVDGVAIVSGIFAAPNIEQATAQLLAQARKLVEA
- a CDS encoding AEC family transporter: MDISALYTQIAVMFLLIGVGAVCYKYKLVTDTGSGQMSALLINFAAPAIIIHSFCRAFDRAMLGKLIISFVLSLVLLGISIGIAALVFHKDTADYADKRMCVIFSNNGFMALPLLQALYGDDGVFIGSINIVATNIVIWTFGVWLLTRAGNRGKVRLSWQKILLNPGTIGFFIGLAIFLTSTNLPAVLDEPITFLGNLNTPLAMIVLGVYLAQSNLLDIIKDRSVYLVCLLRLLVIPLITIALMWILRVNSDIANVLIISIATPCAVASSMFAQLYGTNYRYSSRLIAFSTLLSAVTMPVMLSLCALFAV
- a CDS encoding HAD family hydrolase; this encodes MKLTGAIFDLDGTLLDSMPYWASVGTRYLEQQHIAVPDVEQLALRIKTMTLPEAADYFRSDYGVQQSQEEICTRINHMIEDDYRLRAPLKEGTRDMLEQMKQRGVHMCVASATDHALVEAALRRVGVLDYFSFILTCGDLQTSKNLPYIFDTCTQRLGTDKRTTAVFEDSLHCVVTASGAGYPVVGVYDDSAKTETEEICRLSRCFVYSWKELDIAHLEQSL
- a CDS encoding DUF11 domain-containing protein; its protein translation is MAQFTNQATLSYNGSVVNSNVAVGEILEALSAQKTAVRETYVAGDTITYVISLRNAGAAAWTGLTVSDDLGAYAFGTPAETVYPLEYIAPSIQYYSNGILQAKPTVTAGPPLVISGISVPAGGDAVLIYETKTTPYAPPGVEASITNTATITGDTITPVTAQETVAAQVTPILSIAKAVAPVPVAENGRLTYTFDIQNTGNAPVTAADAAIISDVFAPILRDLTVTYNGAAWAQGTDYTYDAAGNFATVAGKLLVPAAAYTQDAQTGAWIVTPSTSTLTVSGTIA
- a CDS encoding heavy metal translocating P-type ATPase, which codes for MKQYTVTGMSCAACSARVEKAVSQVSGVTSCSVSLLTNSMGVEGTASPQEIIRAVTDAGYGASLKGAQSGTSQASMDMDALADRDTPVLKRRLIASVGFLLVLMYFSMGHMMWGWPLPKWFEGNHVAMGLVQLLLAGIVMVINQKFFVSGFKGLIHRAPNMDTLVALGSMASFVWSVYALFMMTHAVVQRDDAAVMTYMNEFYFESAAMILTLITVGKMLEARSKGKTTNALKGLMKLAPKTAVIMKDGKEVEVSIEQVQKGDIFVVRPGETIPVDGVVLSGSSAVNEAALTGESIPVDKIEGDLVSAATLNQSGYLQCEALRVGEDTTLSQIIQMVSDAAATKAPIAKIADKVSGVFVPTVITIAVMTCIVWLLVGQTFGFALARGISVLVISCPCALGLATPVAIMVGNGKGAKNGILFKTAVSLEETGKVAVVALDKTGTITSGQPKVTDLVPADGYSERDVMTLAYALEKKSEHPLARAIVERAQHDAVSAPDVQEFQALPGHGLSAALDGVPLHGGSGTFMQTICEIPASLQKQAQQLAEQGKTPLFFSRGNQLVGIVAVADVIKPDSAQAVRELRNMGMHVVMLTGDNARTAKAIGAQAGVDEVVADVLPDGKEAVIRQLRSRGKVAMVGDGINDAPALARADIGIAIGAGADVAVDAADVVLMNSRLLDVSAAIRLSRATLRNIHENLFWAFAYNVCGIPLAAGVFISLLGWELNPMFGAAAMSLSSFCVVSNALRLNWLDIRNAAKDKKIKHTRKEQKTMTKTLKIEGMMCPHCEATVKKALEAIDGVTEATADHNTDTAVVTLSKDVSNDVLRKAVEDKDYPVKDIQ